The following proteins are encoded in a genomic region of Magallana gigas chromosome 1, xbMagGiga1.1, whole genome shotgun sequence:
- the LOC105346970 gene encoding uncharacterized protein — MATSLSETLTVNDTTVCSICFEKFKTPRYLPCKHSFCHECLSSYIVSQCKSTEPRLGFHCPLCREYIPSDGASGKPEDWAGLFPRNDILQKMIDKLDNQLCEPCLRDNDHEEALNYCLQCNEYLCKLCTKCHKKSMASLDHRIFKISEMESIEIVPKLKVANICHEHQNEKVQLYCHDHEQPCCALCGGTEHRKCEKVDTLENAVRFLKESREMDSILNKIKTFKKRLLNAKTRQEKNVSEIESTVDENIAKNEKIFFDLAERLDQMKTVYTDEMCSNLKKGKAKLQSGIEKFEDALLYVSYCESGIEQAKGSENVSEAMVKFITAKEKFQKISNLELKEMYLKICAVESPRWRKFMELKNIAEVELVESFRPLDFDIRNTELTKCKEITIKDGMVYNGLFLPEKRFLIIDYKHNGPCLMYDENWERIHVNDSLGKPYDATRIRDELYITDVSAKTIQVFAIADFQKLRSIDMHHLIYGITNLNDILYIACGDKILKVDNRGQVLQTYDLDGKNTDHVIVTNSGLIVCSNWCLNTVTAMCDKGQVVWEYRSPVLKYPQELETDSCENIYVTGARSNNVHVLSSSGDKIRVIEDILSPYFFKINEDEGIICVCSEMKKIIVYQIASVVDTPRKKEYH; from the coding sequence ATGGCGACCTCGCTGTCAGAGACTTTAACAGTCAATGATACTACAGTGTGTTCAATATGCtttgaaaagtttaaaactCCGAGGTATTTACCATGTAAACATTCATTTTGCCACGAGTGTTTATCTTCCTATATTGTCAGCCAGTGCAAATCTACGGAGCCTCGTTTGGGATTTCATTGCCCCTTATGTCGGGAGTATATTCCGAGTGACGGAGCTTCTGGCAAACCTGAGGATTGGGCTGGGCTTTTCCCGAGAAATGACATTCTTCAGAAAATGATTGACAAACTTGATAATCAACTTTGTGAACCTTGTTTAAGAGATAACGACCATGAAGAGGCTTTGaactattgtttacaatgcaatGAGTATCTATGCAAGTTATGCACAAAATGTCACAAAAAAAGTATGGCATCCCTAGACCACAGGATATTTAAAATAAGTGAAATGGAATCAATAGAGATTGTTCCTAAATTAAAAGTCGCAAATATTTGTCATGAACACCAAAATGAAAAAGTACAGCTATATTGTCATGACCACGAGCAGCCATGTTGCGCACTGTGTGGAGGTACAGAACATAGGAAATGTGAGAAGGTTGATACCTTAGAGAATGCTGTACGATTCTTGAAAGAGAGCAGAGAGATGGATTCCATTCTGaacaaaattaagacatttaaaaAGAGATTACTAAATGCAAAAACCAGACAGGAGAAAAATGTATCCGAGATTGAAAGTACGGTAGATGAAAATATCgcaaaaaatgagaaaatattttttgatttggCAGAACGCTTAGatcaaatgaaaacagtttaCACAGATGAAATGTGTTCAAATTTGAAGAAAGGCAAAGCAAAGCTGCAAAGTGGGATAGAAAAGTTCGAAGACGCATTACTCTATGTCAGTTACTGTGAGTCAGGTATTGAACAGGCAAAAGGTTCAGAAAATGTTAGCGAGGCAATGGTCAAGTTTATCACAgctaaagaaaaatttcaaaaaataagtaatCTTGAGTTAAAAGAAATGTACTTAAAAATATGTGCAGTCGAATCGCCAAGATGGAGAAAATTCATGgagttaaaaaatattgctgAGGTAGAACTTGTTGAATCCTTCCGTCCCCTCGATTTCGACATAAGAAATACAGAGCTAACAAAGTGTAAGGAAATCACCATAAAAGATGGCATGGTGTATAACGGTTTATTCTTACCTGAAAAACGATTTTTGATTATTGACTACAAGCATAATGGACCATGCTTGATGTATGACGAGAACTGGGAACGCATTCATGTCAATGATAGTTTGGGTAAACCCTATGATGCTACTAGAATCAGGGACGAACTTTATATTACAGATGTGAGCGCGAAAACCATTCAGGTATTCGCTATAGCTGACTTTCAGAAACTCAGAAGCATTGATATGCATCACCTGATTTATGGAATAACGAACTTGAATGATATCTTGTATATTGCATGCGGcgacaaaatattaaaagtcgACAACAGGGGACAAGTTTTACAGACCTATGATCTTGATGGAAAAAATACAGACCACGTCATTGTAACTAACAGTGGGCTGATCGTATGCAGTAACTGGTGCCTGAACACAGTGACAGCGATGTGTGATAAAGGACAAGTTGTGTGGGAATACAGAAGTCCGGTTCTAAAATATCCACAAGAATTGGAGACTGACTCCTgcgaaaatatatatgtaaccgGCGCACGCAGCAATAATGTGCATGTTTTGTCAAGCTCGGGAGACAAAATAAGGGTAATAGAAGATATTCTAAGTCCATACTTTTTTAAGATTAACGAAGATGAAGGAATTATCTGTGTATGCAGCGAGATGAAAAAGATCATAGTATATCAAATAGCATCAGTGGTTGACACACCTAGAAAGAAAGAATATCATTGA